The Streptomyces aurantiacus genome includes a region encoding these proteins:
- a CDS encoding ATP-binding cassette domain-containing protein, with translation MTRIDKNPRQEGGRRDAVTVRGLVKHYGETKALDGVDLDVREGTVMGVLGPNGAGKTTLVRILSTLLMPDTGQATVAGYDVLRQPRQLRRVIGLTGQYASVDEKLPGWENLYMIGRLLDLPRKDARARADELLERFSLTDAARRPASTYSGGMRRRLDLAASMIGQPSVLFLDEPTTGLDPRTRNEVWTEVKRMVGDGVTVLLTTQYMEEAEQLASELTVVDRGKVIANGAIEELKAKVGGRSLRVRPVDPLQLRPLAVALDELGLTGLATSTVDTDRGDVLVPILSDEQLTAVVGAVTARGITLSSITTELPSLDEVFLSLTGHRASAPQDATPAPDLEEVAV, from the coding sequence ATGACGCGAATCGACAAGAACCCCCGGCAAGAAGGCGGCCGCCGCGACGCCGTCACCGTCCGGGGACTGGTCAAGCACTACGGCGAGACCAAGGCACTGGACGGCGTGGACCTGGACGTGCGCGAGGGCACCGTCATGGGTGTGCTCGGACCGAACGGCGCCGGCAAGACCACCCTCGTACGGATCCTGTCCACCCTTCTCATGCCCGACACCGGGCAGGCGACCGTCGCCGGCTACGACGTCCTGCGCCAGCCTCGGCAGTTGCGCCGGGTGATCGGCCTGACCGGGCAGTACGCCTCCGTCGACGAGAAGCTCCCGGGCTGGGAGAACCTCTACATGATCGGCCGGCTCCTCGACCTGCCCCGCAAGGACGCCCGCGCCCGCGCCGACGAGCTGCTGGAGCGCTTCTCGCTCACCGACGCCGCAAGGCGTCCGGCGAGCACGTACTCCGGGGGTATGCGGCGGCGGCTGGACCTGGCCGCGTCGATGATCGGGCAGCCCTCCGTCCTCTTCCTCGACGAGCCCACCACCGGTCTCGACCCGCGCACCCGCAACGAGGTGTGGACCGAGGTCAAGCGCATGGTCGGCGACGGTGTCACCGTCCTGCTCACCACCCAGTACATGGAGGAGGCCGAGCAGCTCGCCTCCGAACTGACCGTCGTGGACCGCGGCAAGGTCATAGCCAACGGCGCCATCGAGGAGCTGAAGGCGAAGGTCGGCGGCCGTAGTCTGCGGGTCCGCCCGGTCGATCCACTGCAGCTGCGGCCGCTGGCCGTCGCGCTCGACGAACTGGGGCTCACCGGGCTGGCCACCTCCACCGTGGACACCGACCGCGGTGACGTCCTGGTCCCGATCCTCAGTGACGAGCAGCTGACCGCCGTGGTCGGCGCGGTCACCGCGCGCGGCATCACGCTCTCCTCCATCACCACCGAACTGCCCAGCCTGGACGAGGTGTTCCTGTCCCTCACCGGCCACCGCGCCAGTGCCCCGCAGGACGCGACGCCCGCCCCCGACCTCGAGGAGGTCGCCGTATGA
- the panB gene encoding 3-methyl-2-oxobutanoate hydroxymethyltransferase, with amino-acid sequence MTQLSAAHTTDSSSKALYGGKGTRRITVRDITVAKERGEKWPMLTAYDAMTASVFDEAGIPVMLVGDSAGNCHLGYETTVPVTLDEMTMLSAAVVRGTSRALIVGDLPFGSYQEGPVQALRSATRLVKEAGVGAVKLEGGERSHRQIELLVESGIPVMAHIGLTPQSVNSMGYRVQGRGEEAAQQLLRDAKAVQDAGAFAVVLELVPAELAAEVTRVLHIPTVGIGAGPDTDAQVLVWTDMLGLTGGKMPRFVKQYANLREVMGNAAKAFADDVVGGTFPQEEHSVH; translated from the coding sequence ATGACGCAGCTTTCGGCTGCCCACACCACCGACAGCAGCAGCAAGGCGCTGTACGGGGGCAAGGGCACACGCCGTATCACCGTCCGCGACATCACCGTCGCCAAGGAGCGCGGCGAGAAGTGGCCGATGCTCACCGCGTACGACGCGATGACCGCGTCCGTCTTCGACGAGGCCGGCATCCCGGTCATGCTCGTCGGCGACTCGGCGGGCAACTGTCACCTGGGCTACGAGACGACCGTGCCCGTCACGCTCGACGAGATGACCATGCTGTCGGCCGCCGTCGTACGGGGCACCTCGCGCGCCCTCATCGTGGGTGACCTGCCCTTCGGGTCGTACCAGGAGGGGCCCGTGCAGGCGCTCCGGTCGGCCACGCGGCTGGTGAAGGAGGCCGGGGTCGGCGCCGTGAAGCTGGAGGGCGGCGAGCGCTCGCACCGGCAGATCGAGCTGCTCGTGGAGTCCGGCATCCCCGTCATGGCGCACATCGGCCTGACGCCCCAGTCGGTGAACTCCATGGGATACCGCGTCCAGGGGCGCGGCGAGGAGGCCGCACAGCAGCTGCTGCGGGACGCGAAGGCCGTCCAGGACGCGGGTGCGTTCGCGGTCGTGCTGGAGCTCGTGCCGGCCGAGCTGGCCGCCGAGGTCACCCGGGTGCTGCACATTCCGACGGTCGGTATCGGTGCCGGGCCCGACACGGACGCGCAGGTTCTCGTGTGGACCGACATGCTCGGGCTCACGGGCGGCAAGATGCCGCGCTTCGTGAAGCAGTACGCGAACCTGCGTGAGGTCATGGGCAACGCCGCGAAGGCGTTCGCCGACGACGTCGTCGGCGGAACGTTCCCGCAGGAGGAGCACTCCGTCCACTAG
- a CDS encoding MFS transporter, whose product MTTPAVPASRTPEAVHRRRWAILGVLMLSLLIVVLDNSILNVAIKTISTPAPTGLGATQSQLEWAINSYTLVFAGLLFSAGLLGDRLGRKKVLLGGLLVFGIGSALAASSGSPAELVAFRAVMGLGAAFVMPATLAVLMNVFERDEQPKAIGIWAGGVGLAIAIGPITGGVLLDHFWWGSVFLVNVPIVVVALALMVWLVPDSRDPKPGRIDLVGVGLSVVGLVLLVYGIIKGGQLADFTDPMVLATIGAGLAVLVGFVVHQKHSDHPSIDVGHFRNKVFSAAIAAIALVFFALMGVTFFAVFYTQSVRGYSPLQTGLLMLPLAVAQLVFAPRARLVVDRFGNKATTTGGMLIIAAMLAAFATLEADTPIWILEVVFFLMGAGMAHIMTPTSVVIMQALPREKAGSASALSNTFRQVGGALGIAVLGSVLSAAYRSGIEDELPAAARHTAGESIEATLGFAAKLGPKGDALVGPANDAFLHAMHVTALCGAGVALVGAVVVGLYLPGRTPDPAGKEEELVGADH is encoded by the coding sequence ATGACAACTCCTGCCGTTCCCGCCTCCCGGACACCGGAAGCCGTGCACCGGCGACGCTGGGCGATCCTCGGCGTCCTGATGCTGAGCCTGCTGATCGTCGTCCTCGACAACTCGATCCTCAACGTCGCCATCAAGACCATCTCGACACCCGCCCCGACCGGCCTGGGAGCGACCCAGAGCCAGCTGGAATGGGCCATCAACTCCTACACCCTCGTCTTCGCGGGCCTGCTCTTCTCCGCGGGCCTCCTCGGCGACCGGCTCGGGCGCAAGAAGGTCCTCCTCGGCGGCCTCCTCGTGTTCGGCATCGGCTCGGCGCTCGCCGCCTCCTCCGGCTCCCCGGCCGAGCTCGTCGCGTTCCGCGCGGTGATGGGCCTCGGCGCCGCCTTTGTGATGCCGGCCACGCTCGCCGTCCTCATGAACGTCTTCGAGCGTGACGAACAGCCGAAGGCCATCGGCATCTGGGCGGGCGGAGTGGGCCTGGCCATCGCGATCGGCCCGATCACCGGAGGGGTCCTGCTCGACCACTTCTGGTGGGGATCCGTCTTCCTGGTCAACGTGCCGATCGTGGTCGTGGCGCTCGCCCTGATGGTCTGGCTCGTCCCCGACTCCCGCGACCCGAAGCCCGGCCGGATCGACCTCGTGGGCGTCGGGCTGTCCGTCGTCGGGCTCGTCCTGCTGGTGTACGGCATCATCAAGGGCGGCCAGCTCGCCGACTTCACCGACCCCATGGTCCTCGCGACCATCGGCGCCGGGCTCGCCGTACTCGTCGGCTTCGTCGTGCACCAGAAGCACAGCGACCACCCGTCCATCGACGTCGGCCACTTCAGGAACAAGGTCTTCTCGGCGGCCATCGCCGCCATCGCGCTCGTGTTCTTCGCGCTGATGGGCGTGACCTTCTTCGCCGTCTTCTACACGCAGAGCGTGCGCGGATACTCGCCCCTGCAGACCGGCCTGCTGATGCTGCCGCTGGCCGTCGCGCAGCTCGTCTTCGCGCCGCGCGCCCGGCTCGTCGTGGACCGCTTCGGCAACAAGGCCACCACGACCGGCGGCATGCTCATCATCGCCGCGATGCTGGCCGCGTTCGCCACGCTGGAGGCGGACACGCCGATCTGGATCCTGGAGGTCGTCTTCTTCCTGATGGGCGCGGGAATGGCGCACATCATGACGCCGACCAGTGTCGTGATCATGCAGGCCCTGCCCCGCGAGAAGGCGGGTTCCGCCTCCGCGCTCAGCAACACCTTCCGGCAGGTCGGCGGCGCCCTGGGCATCGCCGTGCTCGGCTCGGTCCTGTCCGCCGCGTACCGCTCGGGCATCGAGGACGAGCTGCCCGCCGCCGCACGGCACACCGCGGGGGAGTCCATCGAGGCGACACTCGGCTTCGCCGCGAAGCTCGGCCCGAAGGGGGACGCCCTCGTCGGCCCGGCCAACGACGCCTTCCTGCACGCGATGCACGTCACGGCCCTGTGCGGTGCGGGCGTCGCCCTCGTGGGCGCGGTGGTCGTGGGCCTGTACCTGCCGGGCCGCACCCCGGACCCGGCCGGCAAGGAGGAGGAACTGGTGGGCGCCGACCACTGA
- a CDS encoding TetR/AcrR family transcriptional regulator: protein MRGERSEHVGGAEREAGTAVRGGAARGRPRSEAVERSIVEGVMKLLEEGVPLADISIERVARIAGVGKATIYRRWSGREELFCDVLRTAEPPDPELPGTSMRDDLIVLLESLRQRGLVSRSSAIMHNVFAQMKSSPKLWKVYHAAVIEPRRLRVLDVLRRGQENGEIRADVDVELANDLFVGPMLVRAVIRPDAGLEEGLSERIVDAVLAGLGPAAP, encoded by the coding sequence ATGCGAGGAGAGCGGAGCGAACACGTGGGCGGCGCGGAGCGCGAGGCGGGTACGGCCGTACGGGGCGGGGCCGCCAGAGGGCGCCCCCGTAGCGAGGCGGTGGAACGCTCGATCGTCGAGGGCGTCATGAAGCTGCTGGAGGAGGGCGTTCCGCTCGCGGACATCTCCATCGAGCGGGTCGCGCGCATCGCCGGTGTGGGAAAGGCCACCATCTACCGGCGCTGGAGCGGCCGCGAGGAGCTCTTCTGCGACGTGCTGCGCACCGCCGAACCGCCCGACCCGGAACTGCCCGGCACGTCCATGCGCGACGACCTGATCGTCCTGCTCGAATCGCTCCGGCAGCGCGGGCTGGTGAGCCGCTCGTCGGCGATCATGCACAACGTCTTCGCGCAGATGAAGAGCAGCCCCAAGCTGTGGAAGGTGTACCACGCGGCCGTCATCGAGCCGCGCCGCCTGAGGGTGCTCGACGTGCTGCGCCGCGGCCAGGAGAACGGCGAGATCCGCGCGGACGTCGACGTCGAACTGGCCAACGACCTCTTCGTGGGCCCCATGCTCGTACGCGCCGTCATCCGCCCGGACGCCGGGCTGGAGGAGGGTCTGTCCGAACGGATCGTCGACGCCGTCCTCGCCGGGCTGGGACCCGCCGCCCCCTGA
- a CDS encoding endonuclease/exonuclease/phosphatase family protein — protein MAQAYMTETGSGGQGPDRRGTRLRRLFSTLRADRGIWRRGIVLAAFALVLALVMVLHAQIPNTIGNLGSLLETFLPWLGLFVPVLLVLALVRRSATALIAVLLPAVVWLNLFGGLLVDRTGPGEDLTVATHNVNADNPDPAGTARDVAASGADVVALEELTTSAVPVYERALASTYKYHSVQGTVGLWSKYPLSASRPVDIKLGWTRAMRATVTAPEGQLAVYVAHLPSVRVKLEAGFTARQRDKSADALGEAIADEKLPQIALLGDLNGTMNDRALNAVTSQMRSTQGAAGSGFGFSWPASFPMARIDQIMVKGVEPVTSWTLPETGSDHLPIAARVKLSATTS, from the coding sequence ATGGCGCAGGCGTACATGACGGAGACGGGCAGCGGCGGCCAGGGGCCCGACCGCAGAGGAACCCGGCTCCGGCGCCTGTTCTCCACGCTCCGCGCCGACCGGGGCATCTGGCGCCGGGGGATCGTCCTCGCCGCGTTCGCCCTCGTGCTCGCCCTGGTGATGGTTCTGCACGCGCAGATCCCGAACACCATCGGCAACCTCGGCAGTCTTCTGGAGACCTTCCTGCCCTGGCTGGGCCTCTTCGTGCCGGTGCTGCTCGTCCTGGCCCTGGTCCGCAGGTCCGCGACCGCGCTGATCGCCGTGCTGCTGCCCGCCGTCGTCTGGCTCAACCTCTTCGGCGGGCTGCTCGTCGACCGGACGGGCCCCGGCGAAGACCTCACCGTCGCCACGCACAACGTCAACGCCGACAACCCGGACCCGGCCGGCACGGCCCGCGACGTCGCCGCGTCCGGTGCGGACGTGGTGGCCCTGGAGGAGCTGACGACCTCGGCGGTCCCGGTGTACGAGAGGGCCCTCGCCTCGACGTACAAGTACCACTCCGTGCAGGGCACGGTCGGCCTGTGGAGCAAGTACCCGCTGAGCGCGTCCCGGCCCGTCGACATCAAGCTCGGCTGGACGCGCGCGATGCGGGCGACGGTCACCGCGCCCGAGGGGCAACTCGCGGTGTACGTGGCCCATCTCCCCTCCGTACGCGTGAAGCTGGAGGCCGGATTCACCGCGCGGCAGCGCGACAAGAGCGCCGACGCGCTCGGTGAGGCCATCGCCGACGAGAAGCTGCCGCAGATCGCCCTCCTCGGCGACCTGAACGGCACGATGAACGACCGTGCGCTGAACGCCGTCACCTCGCAGATGCGCTCCACGCAGGGCGCCGCGGGCAGCGGCTTCGGGTTCAGCTGGCCGGCGTCGTTCCCGATGGCCCGGATCGACCAGATCATGGTCAAGGGTGTCGAGCCGGTCACCTCGTGGACCCTCCCCGAGACGGGCAGCGACCATCTTCCGATCGCCGCCCGCGTGAAGCTTTCGGCAACCACCTCGTAA
- a CDS encoding MFS transporter, whose protein sequence is MPLALLALAVGAFGIGTTEFVMMGLLPDVADDLGISIPTAGHLVSAYAIGVVIGAPLLAAVTARMSRRKVLIGLMVLFVAGNALSALAPDYHWLVAARFLSGLPHGAFFGVGAVVATGLVAPERKARAVSLMFLGLTVANIAGVPAATLVGQNFGWRATFLGVSAIGLAAIASLALVLPRDHAHAPAAGLRGELAALRSLPVWLALGTTVAGFGALFSAYSYITPMLTDSAGYADSSVTLLLALFGVGATAGNLLGGRLADRSMRATLFGGLISLVAVLAVFPALMATAWSAALAVVLLGTAAFVTSSPLLLMVMEKASSAPSLASSANQAAFNLANAGGAWIGGLALAAGFGVTSPALAGAALAVLGLGVATIAYTVDRRRTTPHKGRVVATHTPHPTETPAHL, encoded by the coding sequence ATGCCCCTGGCCCTGCTCGCCCTAGCCGTGGGCGCCTTCGGCATCGGCACCACCGAGTTCGTGATGATGGGCCTGCTGCCCGACGTCGCGGACGACCTGGGCATCTCGATCCCCACCGCGGGACACCTGGTCTCGGCGTACGCGATCGGGGTCGTCATCGGCGCCCCGCTGCTCGCCGCGGTGACCGCCCGCATGTCCCGCCGCAAGGTCCTCATCGGTCTCATGGTGCTGTTCGTCGCGGGCAACGCGCTCTCGGCCCTCGCCCCCGACTACCACTGGCTGGTCGCCGCCCGCTTCCTGAGCGGCCTGCCCCACGGCGCCTTCTTCGGTGTGGGCGCCGTCGTCGCCACCGGCCTCGTCGCCCCCGAGCGCAAGGCCCGCGCGGTCTCCCTGATGTTCCTCGGCCTGACCGTCGCGAACATCGCCGGAGTCCCCGCCGCGACCCTCGTCGGCCAGAACTTCGGCTGGCGCGCCACGTTCCTGGGCGTCAGCGCGATCGGCCTGGCGGCCATCGCGTCCCTCGCACTGGTGCTGCCCCGCGACCACGCGCACGCCCCCGCCGCCGGCCTGCGCGGCGAACTGGCCGCGCTCAGGTCGCTCCCGGTCTGGCTCGCCCTCGGCACGACCGTCGCGGGCTTCGGCGCGCTCTTCTCGGCGTACAGCTACATCACGCCGATGCTCACGGACTCCGCCGGATACGCCGACTCCAGCGTGACCCTGCTGCTCGCGCTGTTCGGCGTGGGCGCGACCGCGGGCAACCTGCTCGGCGGCCGCCTGGCCGACCGTTCGATGCGCGCCACCCTGTTCGGCGGGCTCATCTCGCTGGTGGCGGTCCTGGCCGTCTTCCCGGCCTTGATGGCCACGGCGTGGAGCGCGGCCCTCGCCGTGGTGCTGCTCGGCACGGCGGCGTTCGTCACCAGCTCCCCGCTCCTGCTGATGGTCATGGAGAAGGCGTCCTCGGCCCCCTCGCTGGCGTCCTCCGCCAACCAGGCCGCCTTCAACCTCGCGAACGCCGGCGGCGCCTGGATCGGCGGCCTCGCCCTCGCGGCAGGCTTCGGCGTGACGTCCCCGGCCCTCGCGGGCGCGGCCCTCGCCGTCCTGGGACTCGGCGTGGCGACGATCGCGTACACGGTGGACCGGCGCCGGACCACCCCCCACAAGGGCCGTGTGGTGGCCACACACACCCCCCACCCCACGGAAACCCCCGCCCACCTCTGA
- a CDS encoding NAD+ synthase → MPQLRLALNQIDSTVGDLAGNAEAIVRWTRHSAEQGAHLVAFPEMVLTGYPVEDLALRSSFVEASRAALRSLAARLADEGFGELPVVVGYLDRSEKAQPKYGQPAGAPRNAAAVLHGGEVVLTFAKHHLPNYGVFDEFRYFVPGDTLPVVRVRGVDVALAICEDLWQDGGRVPAARSAGAGLLVSINASPYERDKDDTRLGLVRKRAQEAGCTTAYLAMIGGQDELVFDGDSIVVDRHGEVVARAPQFAEGCIVLDLDLPAAAAEVPSGVVDDGLRIDHLVLSEEPLPAYEPELSGGYAERLDDDEEVYSALVVGLRAYAAKNGFRSVLIGLSGGIDSAIVAAIACDALGAQNVYGVSMPSKYSSDHSRGDAAELARRTGLNFRTVPIEPMFDAYMGSLGLTGLAEENLQSRLRGTLLMALSNQEGHIVLAPGNKSELAVGYSTLYGDSVGAYGPIKDVYKTSIFRLAEWRNRAAAERGQTPPIPENSISKPPSAELSPGQVDTDSLPDYPVLDGILELYVDRDTGADAIVAAGYDREVVMKTLRMVDTAEYKRRQYPPGTKISAKGFGKDRRLPITNRWRESV, encoded by the coding sequence GTGCCTCAACTACGTCTCGCTCTGAATCAGATCGACTCGACCGTCGGCGATCTCGCCGGGAACGCCGAGGCGATCGTCCGTTGGACCCGGCACTCCGCCGAGCAGGGTGCGCATCTGGTGGCGTTCCCCGAGATGGTGCTGACCGGGTATCCCGTCGAGGACCTGGCTCTGCGCTCGTCCTTCGTGGAGGCGTCCCGCGCGGCCCTGCGCTCGCTCGCCGCGCGGCTCGCCGACGAGGGGTTCGGGGAGCTGCCGGTCGTCGTCGGCTACCTCGACCGCTCCGAGAAGGCCCAGCCCAAGTACGGCCAGCCGGCGGGCGCCCCGCGGAACGCGGCGGCCGTGCTGCACGGCGGTGAGGTGGTCCTCACCTTCGCCAAGCACCACCTGCCGAACTACGGCGTCTTCGACGAGTTCCGCTACTTCGTGCCGGGTGACACCCTGCCGGTCGTGCGGGTGCGCGGCGTCGACGTCGCGCTCGCCATCTGCGAGGACCTCTGGCAGGACGGCGGCCGGGTCCCGGCGGCCCGTTCCGCCGGGGCCGGTCTGCTGGTCTCGATCAACGCCTCGCCGTACGAGCGCGACAAGGACGACACCCGTCTCGGTCTCGTGCGCAAGCGCGCGCAGGAGGCCGGCTGCACGACCGCGTACCTGGCCATGATCGGCGGTCAGGACGAGCTCGTCTTCGACGGCGACTCGATCGTCGTCGACCGCCACGGCGAAGTCGTCGCGCGGGCCCCGCAGTTCGCCGAGGGATGCATCGTCCTCGACCTGGACCTGCCCGCCGCTGCCGCCGAGGTTCCGTCGGGGGTTGTGGACGACGGGCTGCGCATCGACCACCTCGTCCTCTCCGAGGAGCCGCTGCCCGCGTACGAGCCGGAGCTCTCCGGCGGGTACGCCGAGCGGCTGGACGACGACGAGGAGGTGTACTCCGCGCTCGTGGTGGGGCTGCGGGCGTACGCGGCGAAGAACGGTTTCCGGTCCGTGCTGATCGGGCTCTCGGGCGGTATCGACTCCGCCATCGTCGCGGCGATCGCCTGCGACGCGCTCGGCGCACAGAACGTGTACGGCGTGTCGATGCCGTCCAAGTACTCCTCGGACCACTCCAGGGGTGACGCGGCGGAGCTGGCCCGGCGGACCGGGCTCAACTTCCGGACCGTACCGATCGAGCCGATGTTCGACGCGTACATGGGGTCGCTGGGGCTCACCGGTCTGGCCGAGGAGAACCTCCAGTCACGGCTGCGCGGCACCCTGCTCATGGCCCTTTCCAACCAGGAGGGGCACATCGTGCTGGCGCCGGGCAACAAGTCCGAGCTGGCGGTGGGGTATTCGACGCTGTACGGCGACTCGGTGGGCGCGTACGGGCCGATCAAGGACGTCTACAAGACGTCGATCTTCCGGCTGGCCGAGTGGCGCAACCGCGCGGCGGCCGAGCGGGGGCAGACCCCGCCGATCCCGGAGAACTCCATCTCCAAGCCGCCGAGCGCCGAGCTGAGTCCCGGCCAGGTCGACACGGACTCGCTGCCGGACTACCCCGTCCTGGACGGGATTCTGGAGCTGTACGTCGACCGTGACACGGGGGCCGACGCGATCGTGGCCGCGGGGTACGACCGCGAGGTGGTCATGAAGACCCTGCGCATGGTCGACACGGCGGAGTACAAGCGGCGGCAGTATCCGCCGGGGACCAAGATCTCCGCCAAGGGGTTCGGCAAGGACCGGCGGCTGCCGATCACCAATCGGTGGCGGGAGAGCGTCTGA
- a CDS encoding DUF998 domain-containing protein, whose translation MTTPRTAAAVLLALGALAYTAWTLEVVLPTGLSPAHAYVSELAAADQPYGTLFRTTDLVAGVLVAAGGLLALRVLPRGGPGALVGRVALVLFGTATAVDSRLPLSCTPTADPVCAAQERTGLVPWAHSAHTVSSTVALCGILVAMVALTPPARRRAPGSPPARSGPGLVVLELAATVWTLAAIAALETGHEGWGIGLAQRLQVGVVAIWLGVLALSLLRAPAPGAPLPGRIPEVRGAARVPSRDARP comes from the coding sequence ATGACCACACCACGCACGGCCGCAGCCGTCCTCCTGGCCCTCGGCGCGCTCGCCTACACGGCCTGGACACTCGAAGTCGTCCTGCCGACAGGCCTTTCCCCGGCGCACGCGTACGTGAGTGAACTGGCCGCGGCCGACCAGCCGTACGGCACCCTGTTCCGCACGACGGACCTCGTCGCGGGCGTGCTCGTGGCGGCCGGCGGCCTGCTGGCCCTCCGCGTGCTGCCCCGCGGAGGACCGGGAGCGCTCGTCGGCCGGGTCGCGCTCGTCCTCTTCGGCACGGCCACCGCGGTGGACTCCCGCCTGCCGCTCAGCTGCACGCCCACCGCGGACCCGGTGTGCGCCGCACAGGAGCGTACGGGCCTGGTGCCCTGGGCCCATTCCGCGCACACCGTGAGCAGCACGGTCGCCCTGTGCGGCATCCTCGTCGCCATGGTGGCCCTCACACCCCCCGCCCGGCGCCGCGCGCCCGGGTCGCCGCCGGCCCGCTCCGGGCCCGGTCTCGTCGTGCTCGAACTGGCCGCCACCGTCTGGACGCTGGCCGCGATCGCCGCGCTGGAGACCGGCCACGAGGGCTGGGGCATCGGCCTCGCCCAACGGCTCCAGGTGGGCGTGGTCGCGATCTGGCTGGGCGTGCTGGCCCTCTCCCTCCTGCGCGCCCCGGCGCCCGGCGCACCCCTCCCAGGCAGGATCCCCGAGGTGCGGGGCGCCGCACGTGTGCCCTCCCGGGACGCCCGGCCATGA
- a CDS encoding alpha/beta fold hydrolase, producing the protein MTFVRIGGVPHHIRVEGTGPACLLSVGLGMAWFDWDPVVPLLAPHRTVVRFDRPGLGLSGHARAWPTLTGEAERIARVLDATGVGTPATVVGHSLAGFHCEAFARLYPERTAGLVLVDTAVEEKPRPRAAPALRDAATRACGTLLAGAGLPRAVGPLLRRTAVRAGRRGGGDPAPADLVRRAYSTSRFLRAVLAENARYRDQAVELASLRQWLPLDARVTVLAAHAGGPRRWLERQERLAERLGGTFRVSAPAGHLVMLDRPRDVADAVLETGTRPPLADEDEGRAREA; encoded by the coding sequence ATGACCTTCGTACGTATCGGCGGCGTCCCCCACCACATCCGGGTCGAAGGCACCGGTCCCGCGTGCCTGCTCAGCGTCGGCCTGGGCATGGCGTGGTTCGACTGGGACCCGGTCGTACCGCTCCTCGCCCCGCACCGCACGGTCGTCCGCTTCGACCGGCCGGGCCTCGGGCTCAGCGGCCACGCGCGCGCGTGGCCCACGCTCACCGGCGAGGCGGAGCGCATCGCGCGCGTGCTCGACGCGACAGGCGTCGGCACACCCGCCACCGTGGTCGGCCACTCGCTCGCCGGATTCCACTGCGAGGCCTTCGCACGGCTGTACCCGGAGCGGACGGCCGGGCTCGTCCTGGTCGACACCGCGGTCGAGGAGAAGCCGCGCCCGCGGGCCGCCCCCGCGCTCCGGGACGCCGCCACGCGCGCGTGCGGCACGCTGCTGGCCGGCGCGGGCCTCCCACGGGCCGTCGGACCGCTACTGCGGCGTACCGCGGTCCGGGCCGGACGCCGAGGCGGCGGCGACCCGGCCCCGGCAGACCTCGTCCGGCGCGCCTACTCCACCAGCCGCTTCCTGCGGGCCGTCCTCGCCGAGAACGCCCGCTACCGGGACCAGGCCGTCGAGCTCGCCTCGCTGCGGCAGTGGCTTCCGCTGGACGCGCGCGTCACCGTGCTCGCCGCCCACGCCGGCGGTCCGCGGCGGTGGCTGGAGCGGCAGGAACGCCTCGCCGAGCGGCTCGGCGGCACGTTCCGGGTGTCCGCCCCCGCCGGCCACCTCGTCATGCTCGACCGTCCCCGGGACGTGGCGGACGCGGTCCTGGAGACAGGCACGCGCCCGCCCCTCGCCGACGAGGACGAGGGACGGGCGCGCGAGGCCTGA